The following coding sequences lie in one Caproicibacterium argilliputei genomic window:
- a CDS encoding IS3 family transposase, whose product MIENFFGLLKTELLYLQEFESMEHFKAELIDYLDYYNNRRSKAKRKGLPPAIHRLQALSVA is encoded by the coding sequence GTGATAGAAAATTTCTTTGGCTTACTAAAAACAGAATTGCTGTATTTACAGGAATTCGAGTCCATGGAGCACTTCAAGGCCGAACTTATTGACTATCTCGATTACTACAACAACCGCCGTTCTAAGGCAAAGCGAAAGGGCTTGCCGCCTGCTATTCACAGACTACAAGCCCTTTCGGTTGCTTAA
- a CDS encoding IS3 family transposase, which translates to MVIRGLRQSYSLDILLEVAQLARSTYYYHEKRLTKADKYGIAKETVTAIYHENKGRYGYRRITEELGHRGFPLNHKTVQRLMKQLGLVCRVRMKKYRSYKGEVGRIAPNLLERNFEAEKPNQKWVTDVTEFSLFGQKLYLSPILDLCSRDIVSYTISDRPVLSMVTQMLDKAFVKISDETNLILHSDQGWQYQHKQYQRMLKEKGIRQSMTAKAIVWITL; encoded by the coding sequence CTGGTAATTCGAGGACTGAGGCAAAGTTATTCACTGGACATTCTGCTGGAAGTGGCCCAGCTTGCGCGTTCGACCTACTACTACCATGAAAAACGGCTGACAAAAGCAGACAAATATGGCATTGCTAAAGAGACTGTTACCGCAATCTACCATGAAAACAAAGGCCGCTACGGTTACCGGCGTATTACAGAGGAACTGGGGCACCGCGGCTTTCCGCTGAACCACAAGACCGTGCAGCGATTGATGAAGCAACTAGGTCTTGTCTGCCGAGTCCGTATGAAAAAGTACCGCTCTTACAAGGGCGAAGTGGGTAGAATCGCACCAAACTTGTTGGAACGGAACTTCGAGGCTGAAAAACCGAACCAGAAATGGGTGACCGATGTGACGGAATTCAGTCTGTTCGGTCAGAAGCTTTATCTTTCGCCAATTCTTGATTTGTGCAGCAGAGATATTGTCAGCTATACCATCTCCGACAGACCTGTGCTCTCCATGGTGACCCAGATGTTGGACAAGGCTTTTGTAAAAATTTCCGATGAAACCAATCTCATTTTACATTCTGACCAGGGCTGGCAATATCAGCACAAACAATACCAACGAATGCTCAAAGAAAAAGGGATTCGACAGAGCATGACCGCAAAGGCAATTGTTTGGATAACGCTGTGA
- a CDS encoding helix-turn-helix domain-containing protein, giving the protein MPKGIPNKRYTPEFKVMVVETMRKEKLNYCEAARQFEVSDSKRIASWERIYLTEGPEGLAVERRGRASAASGTRKGRPAKLPLKVEEDLIAENQRLRAENDYLKNLQALVLEDERKARKKRW; this is encoded by the coding sequence ATGCCAAAAGGAATACCAAACAAACGCTATACGCCGGAATTCAAGGTTATGGTAGTGGAAACGATGCGTAAGGAGAAGTTAAACTACTGTGAGGCCGCGCGACAATTTGAAGTAAGTGATTCTAAGCGAATTGCCTCATGGGAGCGTATCTATCTCACAGAAGGTCCTGAAGGTCTGGCTGTAGAACGACGGGGACGTGCCAGTGCCGCCAGCGGCACGCGAAAAGGCCGTCCGGCAAAGTTGCCGCTAAAGGTGGAAGAGGACTTAATTGCAGAGAATCAGCGTTTACGAGCGGAGAATGATTACTTAAAAAACTTGCAAGCCTTGGTTTTGGAAGACGAGCGAAAAGCGCGCAAAAAACGCTGGTAA
- a CDS encoding TnpV protein: protein MENSLTYTKNGDYLIPDLTISEQTESIGKYGRMRKNYLKEHRPVLYSSLLLSEKLYPHLLEIERTATARLERMMPELMKSAGVTESLKASDPMRWVGLMNNLKAQAEETILTELIYS from the coding sequence ATGGAGAACAGTCTGACTTACACGAAGAACGGGGATTACCTGATTCCCGACCTGACGATCTCGGAGCAGACGGAGAGTATCGGCAAATACGGCAGGATGCGGAAAAATTACCTCAAGGAGCACCGTCCGGTCCTGTACAGCAGCCTGCTGCTGTCGGAGAAGCTGTACCCGCACCTGTTGGAGATCGAGCGGACGGCGACGGCGCGGCTGGAGCGCATGATGCCGGAACTGATGAAATCGGCGGGCGTGACGGAAAGCCTGAAAGCGTCCGACCCGATGCGTTGGGTGGGCCTCATGAACAACCTGAAAGCCCAAGCCGAGGAAACGATTCTGACGGAGCTTATTTACAGCTAA
- a CDS encoding STAS-like domain-containing protein, whose translation MIKARQYIQTGFSADDAEKLLSVMQPLIKKKEKVILDFSEIKIFTTLFFNNVLAKFLVEFGPERYNEMFEVNNLSDVGKNTYQHSIENAKEYYKMSQEQREAQENITADLDDD comes from the coding sequence ATGATAAAAGCACGTCAATATATACAGACGGGTTTTTCAGCTGATGATGCTGAAAAATTGTTATCTGTTATGCAGCCTCTAATTAAAAAGAAAGAAAAAGTGATTCTCGATTTCTCCGAAATTAAAATTTTTACCACTCTTTTTTTCAATAATGTTCTTGCAAAATTTTTAGTTGAATTCGGTCCGGAAAGGTACAATGAAATGTTTGAAGTAAACAACCTTTCCGACGTTGGTAAAAACACCTATCAGCATTCAATTGAGAACGCGAAGGAGTACTATAAAATGTCTCAAGAGCAACGAGAAGCGCAGGAAAATATAACTGCTGACTTGGACGATGATTGA
- a CDS encoding IS5 family transposase, which translates to MSMSALCDELAQVRTKKKEFLEQIERIVPWGKWVAMIKPCYYKGEHGNKPYDLELMLRLYLLQNLYNLSDEATVAETIDSRAFSDFCGVESSNQVPDGDTLGRFRNILIQNGLQEQLFAQVANLLQQKGLLLKKGTIVDSTIIAAPSSTKNQEKQRDPDAHQVKKGNAWHFGYKAHVGVDKDSGLVHTVEVTAANVHDVAMTSKLLTGEESVVYGDSGYLGAEKREDAIIKNNAGKRIRYKFNRRPSQIKKGSNRSQAQLKRREHEKSSVRAKVEHVFAVVKGLLRYRKTRYRGLQKQTAKLNMMFALANLILADRPGLAV; encoded by the coding sequence ATGAGTATGTCAGCTCTGTGCGATGAACTGGCACAGGTGCGTACGAAGAAAAAAGAATTTCTCGAGCAGATTGAGCGCATCGTTCCATGGGGGAAATGGGTGGCCATGATCAAGCCGTGCTACTACAAAGGAGAGCACGGAAACAAGCCCTATGATTTGGAACTGATGCTGCGGCTGTATCTGCTGCAAAACCTATATAATCTATCCGACGAAGCAACGGTGGCTGAAACGATCGACAGTCGTGCCTTTTCGGATTTCTGCGGCGTGGAATCAAGCAATCAGGTGCCGGACGGGGATACGCTGGGAAGATTTCGTAATATTCTCATACAAAACGGTTTGCAGGAGCAGTTGTTTGCGCAGGTGGCAAATTTGCTGCAACAAAAGGGACTGCTTCTGAAAAAGGGTACCATTGTGGATTCCACCATCATAGCCGCTCCGTCCTCCACGAAAAATCAGGAGAAGCAGCGAGACCCGGATGCACATCAGGTGAAGAAGGGCAATGCGTGGCACTTTGGCTACAAGGCACATGTTGGGGTGGATAAGGATAGCGGGCTTGTTCACACGGTTGAGGTAACGGCCGCCAATGTCCATGATGTCGCCATGACCTCCAAACTGCTGACCGGAGAGGAAAGCGTTGTATACGGAGACAGCGGATATTTGGGAGCGGAAAAGCGCGAGGATGCCATTATAAAGAACAATGCTGGCAAGCGTATCCGTTACAAGTTCAATCGTCGCCCATCGCAAATCAAAAAGGGTTCCAACAGGTCGCAAGCCCAACTCAAGCGCAGAGAGCACGAAAAGTCATCGGTTCGTGCCAAAGTAGAACATGTTTTTGCCGTTGTGAAAGGTCTGTTACGGTACCGAAAGACGCGATACCGAGGTCTGCAAAAGCAGACCGCCAAACTGAATATGATGTTTGCGTTGGCGAATCTGATTCTGGCTGACAGGCCCGGCCTGGCAGTCTGA
- a CDS encoding ATP-binding protein, with product MKTINLQMSLISTKPSYDRFAKLQQEILTSPEHEIELHIDIEKRLGLSFLFCISTLPTLAECHGKTVHIICNNRSQLLFYKSGYIPNLNGIQDHVDIAPYLQKNSRIIKGVKDIYTLVKEITMDAPVEMSDDLAALFTSKVGEMYNNSLEHSEGKWVIGGKFFKNQKYKYCFACYDTGIGIPQKIIQNVDTNLTEIQAFKWAMKRGNSTANKGKGSLIPRGLGLDLLQGFAKANEGAIRICSNKVFYTYNQRNKSQYFELGQHRTEKKLR from the coding sequence TTGAAGACCATAAACTTGCAGATGTCGTTAATATCCACAAAGCCTTCCTACGATAGATTTGCAAAACTTCAACAAGAGATCCTTACATCCCCTGAGCATGAAATTGAGTTGCACATTGATATTGAAAAGCGATTAGGGCTATCGTTCTTATTTTGTATCAGTACTTTACCAACACTTGCTGAATGCCATGGAAAAACCGTTCACATTATTTGCAATAATAGGAGTCAATTACTGTTTTACAAGAGTGGATATATACCCAACTTAAATGGAATACAGGACCATGTTGATATTGCTCCCTATTTGCAAAAAAACTCCCGTATTATCAAAGGGGTTAAAGACATCTATACGTTAGTAAAGGAGATAACGATGGATGCTCCTGTCGAAATGAGTGATGATTTGGCAGCCTTATTCACATCCAAGGTTGGTGAAATGTATAATAACAGTCTGGAGCATTCTGAAGGAAAATGGGTAATCGGTGGTAAATTTTTTAAGAATCAAAAGTATAAATACTGTTTTGCATGTTACGATACAGGTATTGGAATCCCACAGAAAATAATTCAAAATGTGGATACAAACTTAACAGAGATTCAAGCATTTAAATGGGCAATGAAACGAGGAAATAGCACCGCCAACAAGGGAAAAGGCTCATTGATTCCTCGTGGCCTAGGACTTGATTTACTACAAGGATTTGCAAAGGCGAATGAAGGTGCTATCCGAATTTGCAGTAACAAAGTATTTTATACATATAATCAGAGAAATAAATCTCAATATTTTGAATTAGGGCAACACCGCACAGAAAAAAAGCTGCGGTAA
- a CDS encoding transposon-transfer assisting family protein has product MFTNDEINLMCIYNTGTREGLIAELTQMRSYLGAEETELLALTDSVLGKLQGMSDAEYAGLDLFPDY; this is encoded by the coding sequence ATGTTTACCAACGATGAAATCAACCTGATGTGCATTTATAATACCGGGACGCGGGAGGGACTGATTGCAGAACTGACGCAGATGCGCAGCTATCTCGGCGCGGAGGAAACGGAGCTTCTGGCCCTGACGGATTCCGTGCTGGGAAAGCTCCAGGGCATGAGCGACGCCGAGTACGCTGGGCTTGACCTATTCCCAGACTATTGA